A single region of the Anomaloglossus baeobatrachus isolate aAnoBae1 chromosome 2, aAnoBae1.hap1, whole genome shotgun sequence genome encodes:
- the EBPL gene encoding emopamil-binding protein-like, translating into MAAAEQGAGAPLVSAVTVYSLAACAAQLALGYVLAQRLGKRCSGADRWVLVWLFYDAIVHFTLEGPFVYLSLMGTVGTSDGAMASLWKEYGKADERWLHSDPTIVSLEILTVVVDGLLAVVLTYAIIKDKYYRHFIQITLCVCELYGGWMTFCPDWLTGSKNLNTSNFLYLWVYLVFFNGTWVVVPGLLLWQSWGQLKKVHMSRKPVGKKTR; encoded by the exons ATGGCAGCTGCGGAGCAGGGAGCCGGGGCGCCGCTGGTGAGCGCCGTCACTGTGTACTCCCTGGCAGCCTGCGCCGCCCAGCTGGCACTGGGGTATGTGCTGGCTCAGCGCCTGGGGAAGAGGTGCTCCGGGGCGGACAGATGGGTGCTGGTCTGGCTCTTCTATGATGCCATTGTGCACTTCACACTG GAGGGCCCCTTTGTTTACCTCTCTCTAATGGGGACAGTCGGCACGTCTGATGGGGCGATGGCTTCTCTGT GGAAAGAATATGGAAAAGCAGATGAGCGTTGGCTTCATTCTGACCCCACAATTGTATCACTGGAGATCCTCACCGTTGTAGTGGACGGGCTGTTGGCTGTAGTGTTGACATATGCCATTATAAAGGATAAGTATTACAG GCATTTTATACAAATCACACTTTGTGTGTGTGAGTTATATGGAGGATGGATGACGTTTTGTCCAGACTGGTTAACTGGAAGCAAGAACCTTAACACCTCCAACTTTCTGTATCTGTGGGTTTATTTAGTGTTCTTCAATGGCACATGGGTTGTAGTTCCCGGCCTCTTACTATGGCAATCCTGGGGGCAGCTTAAAAAAGTTCATATGAGCAGAAAACCAGTTGGAAAAAAGACAAGATAA